The DNA window GGCGTTGGATTGGGCGATTATGAACAATCTGCCGGAATGGGGGGTAACCGTATTACAGGCCAATGCGGAAATGGATGCCGGCGATATCTGGGCGGCAGAAGTTTTCCCAATGCGACTGGCCAAAAAAAGCAGCCTGTACCGCCATGAAGTCGTAGAAGCGGCTACCCGCGCTGTTTTAACCGCGATCATACGATTTGAATCCGGCGTCTATAAGCCGGTACCGTTGGATTATTCACACACCGATGTTCGCGGACGCTTACATGTACCCATCCGGCAAAGCGACCGCTGCATCGATTGGCAGCATGACAACACGCGCACGATTCTGAGAAAAATCCATGCCGCCGACGGATTCCCGGGCGTTCTTGATCCGCTGTTTGGTGAGTCCTATTATCTGTTCGACGCACGCCATGAAGCAAGCTTGACCGGTAATAAGCCTGGAACCATCATAGCCAAGCGCAACAACGCCATATGCCGCGCCACAACCGATGGCGCAATCTGGATTGGTCATTTGAAACATAAACACGATACCGAACCGGCTTTTAAGCTGGCGGCCACAACCACCCTACAAAACCATTTAGCCGATGTGCCGGAAATACCGGACGATCCCTTCGCAAAAACAGGCGCGGACACTTACCGGGATATCTGGTTCGAGCAAAAAAATACGGTTGGCTATTTGCATTTTGATTTTTATAACGGTGCGATGGATACCCATCAATGCGAACGCTTGCGTGATGCTTATCTAAAAGCAATTAGCCGTGATGTGCGCGTTATCGTACTCATGGGCGGTCCGGATTTCTGGAGCAACGGCATACATTTAAATCACATCGAGCACGCCGCCAGTCCGGCTGATGAATCCTGGCACAACATCAACGCCATGAACGATCTGGTGTATGCCATCATCACCACCGATCGCCAACTCACAATCGCCGCGCTGCAAGGCAATGCTGGTGCCGGCGGCGTATTTCTATCACTGGCGGCTGATTATATTTTTGCGCGCGCAAACACCATGCTGAATCCGCATTATAAAAGCATGGGAAATCTCTACGGCTCGGAATATTGGACTTATCTGCTACCACGGCGGGTTGGTGCATCGCAAGTAAACTCATTGATACACAATCGCTTACCGGTCGGCGCACAAAAAGCCCGGGAAATCGGACTGATCGATGATTGTTTTGCTTTGAGTCCGGAAGCATTCGACAAGGAAATTACCCGTATCGCAGAAGCCTTTGCTGCGGATCCAGGTTTCTTTGCGCTGCTGCAGCAAAAGAAACAGCGGCGACTGCGGGATGAGCAACAAAAACCTTTACAAAGTTATCGAGACGAAGAACTCCGTCGCATGCAACTCAATTTCTACGGCTTTGACCCCAGCTATCATGTCGCGCGCTACCATTTCGTGCACAAAATCCCGTATGGCTGGACACCCCGTTATCTAGCCCGGCATCGTCGCCTTTAAGAAAAGAAAGCGCTGAAAAATTGCCGCACTCGGTCATACCGCGCTGAAATCAGGCTCAACATACTTATTTGCCATTCGTACACTGCGTTTTTTCACCTGATTTCGCCTTACCTGACTGTCACTCACTACCTTTTTCAGAACTTCTCTTTATATGGAATCCCGGCCACAACAAAGATCTTCCTCATCGCCGGCTTGTCTTGTCGTGCAGCTTGTAACGTTCAACCAGATTGGGATCGAACTCAGGCGGCTTCTCCGCGGGAGGAATCACACCGGGACATTGCTTGATGGCCGCCCACTGCTGTATCGCATCGTATTCGCTTTTGAGCTGCGCATACTCGGCTTCTTGTTCCTTGGTTCCCCCCAGCGCAAACAAGGTAGCCCAGGAAAGCGACAAATCCGCGCCGAGAACCCATTTATCCTTCGCTTGCGCTCTATCATCCGGTTTTCCCGTCAATTGACTGACTCTGTTTTGAATTCGCACAATTTCCGCCAGTAACTCCTCGCAATTATAAGTTTGAAATTGTGCTGGTGAGATATAGGGTGCTTGATGATTTCCCGATGATGCCACACAACCGGATAACGAAATGACAACAATAAAAAAAATAGCAGCAATTAGTCTCTTCATAACAACCACTTCCCTTTCAAGTTATTGCACTGGCGGATACCTATACGCATATTCATTTTGACGAATTGTACACTGATATCCGCTTGCTCAAGATCGCATTATGAAATTGATTGAAACAGCCCAGGCTTGAGACACTGCAGACAGAACTGAAACGGTCAATCAAATTGAGGAATCTGTCCACACGGGTAGATTATTTATTCTCTGCAATTGCAGTAGAAAAACAATTCAACACACTCAGGCTATTGATTGAACACGTCGCCACTATTCACTGGAGTTCTTTTATCGCTGCTATTGATGGTGATGCACATCATACTCAGACTTTAAATGCAAAAAAGCCACAGAGAAAACTGCATCTCTGTGGCTACTAATTTTGTTTCTATTCTAATTACGCTGCTACACGGCGGCGTGCTGAGAAACCGATTAAGCCAAGACCAGCCAGTAACATAGCATAGGTTTCTGGTTCTGGAACAGCCATGATGTATTCATAACCAAAAGATGCTGTATGACCATTTGCAATGGCCCCCAGATCATAAGCCAGATTAATTGAGCTATCAGCAAAACCATAGCTACCCACCGCTTGAGCCGCAGCTAACATGGCAGCAGGATCAACCGGGCTGCAGCAGCTAAACGGATCAATATACGGAGCAATTGCAAAAGCTGATGCACTGGTTGTGTTATGCAGCGTTAACGACCATCCATCCAAACTTGTAGCCGTAACTGCAGCATCATTTCCTAATGCACCGATTACGTTGGTTGTGCCAAACCCGAGACCAGCTGGAACACCTTGGTCAGGATCAACACCGACACCCCATTGCACACCGGTAGCGTTCGCACCCGTATTGTTTGTCAATTGAATTTGAACGGCAACGTGACCGCTGGTAGGAATACTTACTGTTTCAACCAGACTCCAACCGCCACCGCCACCGCCAAGATTGGTAACAACGGAAATGCTACCTCCTACGCCGAAAGCAGTAGTTGCCAGTGGATTGTTACCAGCCACTTCGTCGGCAACAGCAACAGATGCACCATTGGCATTGAGCGACCAATTGGATGCCCATGTTCCCAGGTTAACGAATTCTCTTCCATTGAAGCTCAAGCCGAGAGGACCTGCCGAAGAAAAGTAACCCGCATCGTCAATCGTTGCGGAAGTTGTGCCAAAACCGCTGATCACGGTTGGAGCAGCTTGCGCTGCAGTAACAAAAGAACCGCACAAAGCAATTGCGACAACTTGTGTCAGGCAATTTTTTTTCAATTCGAATTTCATAATCTACTCCTTAAATTTATAGTTGCAACATAAAATAGTTGTTAGAATCTTCGCTCTTTACAACCAACTTAAATCTCGAACTACCCATTAACCAATTAAACTTTGTATATTTCAATGCAAAATTTATTTAACGATTACAGCGTGTTCCATTATAGGTTTGGATTTTTTTAAGTACATAGAACATCACTCCCGTTTTGTTAGTACACGTGTACCGCAATTGTCCCTTCCGAAATTCGTTATGTTGTGCGGTCCGGATGATGCTGGACTTCATTTCGTTCCAGCCATTGCCGTGATAATCTCCGATAAAGAAGCTTGCCGTAACCAACCATTTCCGATGATTTTTTTAATGTAACAATCCATGATCGATAAACAAGAACAAACCATCCCCTTAACCGCGGGAAACGACACACAAGCCGAGCCGATCAAGACCATCAAAGTCAATAGCAGCAGCATCACGTTACTGGGAACCGCGCATGTCTCAAAAGCCAGTGCAGATAAGGTGCAAGAGCTCATCGCTACGGGTCAGTACGACGCGGTGGCAGTCGAATTGTGTCCAAGCCGGCATAAAGTAATCGTGAATCCTGATGCAATGGCCAGGATGGATCTATTCCAGGTCATAAAAAACGGTCAGGCGAGCATGGTTGCCGCCAGTCTGGCGCTAGGCGCTTTTCAGCAGCGCATGGCGGAACAGTTTGGGATTGAACCGGGTGCCGAAATGCGTGTTGCAATCAAGGATGCGCAAGCAGCCAAATTGCCGGTGCTCTTGATCGATCGAGAAATCGGCACGACCATGAAGCGGATCTATCACAGTGTGCCGTGGTGGAAACGCATCAACCTCTTAGGCGGTTTGATCGCCAGTGTCATCAGTCAGGAGAAATTCAGCGCGGCCGAGATTGAAAGACTGAAAGAAGGCGATGTACTGGAAAGTTCTTTCTCACAGTTTGCAGAAGATGAAAAAGATTTATTCCGTCCGCTCATCAGCGAACGGGATGAATATATGACCGCCCGTCTCATCAAAGAATGCCAAGAAAACGACTATCGGCATGTTTTGGCGGTCGTCGGTGCCGGTCATCTAAGCGGCATGGCACGGCAATTTGAAGAACGCCATATTGCCGATCCGGATGAACGTATTACGCAACTGGATACCATTCCGCCGCCATCACCGTGGCTCAAACTCATTCCCTGGCTGATCGTGGTATTCGTTTTAGTCGGTTTCGTTTTTGGCTTTATGCAAAGCCCGGATATCGGCATCAGCATGGTCATGGATTGGGTACTGATAACCGGTGGACTATCCGCTGTGGGGACAGCCATCGCTTTCGCACACCCGCTGTCGATTCTGAGCGCTTTTCTGGCGGCTCCCATCACGACGTTGCACCCGGCCATTGGCGCCGGGATGGTCGTGGCAGCCGTTGAAGCTTATTTGCGCAAGCCCAAGGTCAGCGATTTCAACCAGCTCAGAACCGACACCACCAGCTTGAAAGGCTGGTGGAATAATCAAGTCACGCGCGTTTTATTGATTTTCATTTTATCTTCGCTCGGCGCTGCCATTGGCACTTATGTCGCCGGGTTCCGAATCTTCGAGCAACTGAGCAGCAGCTAAACCAAGCATATTTTGAACATGTTCGGCTTCTTTGAGCGTCTGATCGATCCATATCCACCGGAACATCCTGCGGAGCCGCCGAAAGGGTTATACGCCTTTTGCCGCCATTACATTCGCGGCATCGAACGCTATCTCGCCATACTGGCGCTGCTGACCACACTGTTGGCCATCAGCGAAGCGATGCTCTACAGCTTGGTCGGACAAATGGTCGATTGGCTGGCGGAACAGAAAACCGAACACTTCTTTGAGAACGAATGGCCAACGTTGTTGGGCATGTCGGTTTTCATTCTGCTATGGATTCCCATGCTGGTGCTGGCGCACGCCATGGTCATCAACCAGATGCTGATGGGTAACTTCCCGATGCGGGTGCGCTGGTTGTCGCACCGTTATCTGCTCAACCAAAGTTATGCGTTTTTTCAGTATGAATTCAGCGGACGGATCGCCACCAAAGTCATGCAAACCGCACTGGCGGTGCGCGAAACGGTGCTGAAACTGCTCGACGTCATGTTGTTCGTCATCATTTATCTGACCACCACCCTGCTGCTGGTGCTCAACGCCGATCCATATCTCTGCTTGCCTTTACTGGTGTGGTTGATTTTATACATCGGCATCCTGTGGTATTTCGTGCCGCGCTTAAAACACATCTCCACGTTGCAAGCCGATGCGCGCGCCTTGATGACCGGCCGCATCGTCGATAGTTACACCAATATCCTGACGCTGAAATTGTTTTCCCGCAGTCAGCGGGAATCGGCCTACGCTCAAGCCGGCATGCAAGAATTCATGGCCACGGTCTATCCGCAAATGCGCCTGGCGACCGGTCTGAATTTCAGCGTCTGGACCATCAACATGCTGATGGTGTTCGCAACCGGCGCATTGGGGCTTGCGCTATGGCTGCAAGGCAATATCGGCCCCGGCGCGATCGCCATCGTCATGAGCCTGGCGATCCGCATGACCGGCATGTCGCATTGGATCATGTGGGAAGTCAATATGTTATTCGAAAATATGGGCACCGTGCAGGACGGCATCAACACCATTTCCAGCCCGCAACTCGTTACCGATGTTCCCGATGCCAAAGAACTGGTCGTGCAGCGAGGCGCGATTCACTTCAGTCACGTCGTTTTCTCCTACCACCCGGAACAACACGAGTCGCTGCGCATTTTTTCCGATCTCAATCTGCATATCGCCGCCGGTGAGAAAGTCGGCATCGTCGGCCGCTCGGGCGCGGGCAAATCGACTTTCGTCAACCTGTTGTTACGCTTTTACGACATTCAGCACGGCAGCATCACCATCGACGGGCAAGATATCCATAGGGTCACGCAAGACAGCCTGCGCGCCAATATCGCCATGGTGACGCAAGATACTTCATTGCTGCACCGCTCGGTGCGCGACAATATTCTGTTCGGCCGGCCGGATGCCACCGATGCGCAAATGATTGCAGCTGCCAAACAAGCACATGCCCATGAATTCATCCTGGCGTTGCGCGACATCAAAGGCCGCACCGGCTACGACGCGCATGTCGGCGAGCGCGGCGTCACGCTCTCTGGCGGCCAGCGGCAACGCATCGCCATCGCGCGCGTGCTGCTCAAGAATGCG is part of the Gammaproteobacteria bacterium genome and encodes:
- a CDS encoding hydrogenase maturation protein; amino-acid sequence: MKILFLTHSFNSLAQRLFVELTQRGHELSIEFDINDAITCEAVELFQPDLIIAPFLKRAIPETVWRQHTCFIVHPGIVGDRGPSALDWAIMNNLPEWGVTVLQANAEMDAGDIWAAEVFPMRLAKKSSLYRHEVVEAATRAVLTAIIRFESGVYKPVPLDYSHTDVRGRLHVPIRQSDRCIDWQHDNTRTILRKIHAADGFPGVLDPLFGESYYLFDARHEASLTGNKPGTIIAKRNNAICRATTDGAIWIGHLKHKHDTEPAFKLAATTTLQNHLADVPEIPDDPFAKTGADTYRDIWFEQKNTVGYLHFDFYNGAMDTHQCERLRDAYLKAISRDVRVIVLMGGPDFWSNGIHLNHIEHAASPADESWHNINAMNDLVYAIITTDRQLTIAALQGNAGAGGVFLSLAADYIFARANTMLNPHYKSMGNLYGSEYWTYLLPRRVGASQVNSLIHNRLPVGAQKAREIGLIDDCFALSPEAFDKEITRIAEAFAADPGFFALLQQKKQRRLRDEQQKPLQSYRDEELRRMQLNFYGFDPSYHVARYHFVHKIPYGWTPRYLARHRRL
- a CDS encoding TraB/GumN family protein codes for the protein MIDKQEQTIPLTAGNDTQAEPIKTIKVNSSSITLLGTAHVSKASADKVQELIATGQYDAVAVELCPSRHKVIVNPDAMARMDLFQVIKNGQASMVAASLALGAFQQRMAEQFGIEPGAEMRVAIKDAQAAKLPVLLIDREIGTTMKRIYHSVPWWKRINLLGGLIASVISQEKFSAAEIERLKEGDVLESSFSQFAEDEKDLFRPLISERDEYMTARLIKECQENDYRHVLAVVGAGHLSGMARQFEERHIADPDERITQLDTIPPPSPWLKLIPWLIVVFVLVGFVFGFMQSPDIGISMVMDWVLITGGLSAVGTAIAFAHPLSILSAFLAAPITTLHPAIGAGMVVAAVEAYLRKPKVSDFNQLRTDTTSLKGWWNNQVTRVLLIFILSSLGAAIGTYVAGFRIFEQLSSS
- a CDS encoding ABC transporter ATP-binding protein — its product is MFGFFERLIDPYPPEHPAEPPKGLYAFCRHYIRGIERYLAILALLTTLLAISEAMLYSLVGQMVDWLAEQKTEHFFENEWPTLLGMSVFILLWIPMLVLAHAMVINQMLMGNFPMRVRWLSHRYLLNQSYAFFQYEFSGRIATKVMQTALAVRETVLKLLDVMLFVIIYLTTTLLLVLNADPYLCLPLLVWLILYIGILWYFVPRLKHISTLQADARALMTGRIVDSYTNILTLKLFSRSQRESAYAQAGMQEFMATVYPQMRLATGLNFSVWTINMLMVFATGALGLALWLQGNIGPGAIAIVMSLAIRMTGMSHWIMWEVNMLFENMGTVQDGINTISSPQLVTDVPDAKELVVQRGAIHFSHVVFSYHPEQHESLRIFSDLNLHIAAGEKVGIVGRSGAGKSTFVNLLLRFYDIQHGSITIDGQDIHRVTQDSLRANIAMVTQDTSLLHRSVRDNILFGRPDATDAQMIAAAKQAHAHEFILALRDIKGRTGYDAHVGERGVTLSGGQRQRIAIARVLLKNAPILVLDEATSALDSEVEAGIQQSLYQLMEGKTVIAIAHRLSTIAAMDRLIVFDKGKIVEQGSHAKLIANDQLYAQLWNHQSGGFLGLLDNQ